From the Oryza glaberrima chromosome 5, OglaRS2, whole genome shotgun sequence genome, one window contains:
- the LOC127773437 gene encoding LOB domain-containing protein 12-like, whose amino-acid sequence MGGGSPCASCKLLRRRCTKDCIFAPFFPADDPHKFAIVHKVFGASNVSKMLQELPAQQRGDAVSSLVYEANARIRDPVYGCVGAISFLQNQVSQLQMQLAVAQAEILCIQMQHRDDGAAHQLDAAADHHPLLDQQQQQQMVVDAADAAASFLVQNGGGGGGPAAQLISGYGSPAAGGGGGHGVVHYAAAQEHLKRESLWT is encoded by the exons atgggcGGTGGGTCGCCGTGCGCGTCGTGcaagctgctgcggcggcggtgcaccAAGGACTGCATCTTCGCGCCCTTCTTCCCCGCCGACGACCCCCACAAGTTCGCCATCGTCCACAAGGTCTTCGGCGCCAGCAATGTCAGCAAGATGCTCCAG GAGCTGCCGGCGCAGCAGCGAGGCGACGCGGTGAGCAGCCTGGTGTACGAGGCGAACGCCCGGATACGGGACCCCGTCTACGGCTGCGTCGGGgccatctccttcctccagAACCAGGTGTCGCAGCTGCAGATGCAGCTCGCCGTCGCGCAGGCCGAGATCCTCTGCATCCAGATGCAGcaccgcgacgacggcgccgcccaccagctggacgccgccgccgaccaccacccGCTGCTggatcagcagcagcaacagcagatggtcgtggacgccgccgacgcggccgcctccttcctcgtgcagaacggcggcggaggcggaggccccGCGGCGCAGCTGATAAGCGGCtacggctcgccggcggccggcggcggcggtggccatggcgtgGTGCACtacgcggcggcgcaggagcaTCTCAAGAGGGAGTCGCTCTGGACGTAG